In a single window of the Deinococcus aerophilus genome:
- a CDS encoding pyruvate carboxyltransferase, which translates to MTPTVTDVAGADLFPEAFPKDQFPQVVWEPGRRPTTLPAQAWTTETTHRDGQQGGLPLTEADGLAIYDLMARFTGASGALRQAEFFVYRSADRAMLEGALERWRSGHPVEPTTWIRATRKDAELVAGLGVRETGMLASASDYHTFYKFTPGGRAQAARTYLDAVRAVLDTGLRPRLHLEDATRAPRDFILPFVAEVQAIAAAYPAAQAPRFRVCDTMGVGLPLEGVAWPRSVPGMVRTLREAGIASELLEFHPHNDIHLVVANCLAAVGAGCAAINGTLLGKGERTGNAPLEGVLLHLLGLGLIEAGAPDFTVLNDLNDLYDRLGQGVPAKYPLYGKDAHRTRAGIHADGLNKFWPMYAPFNVPALLGRPLELSLTRDSGLAGLIFLIRAHTGRELSKDHPGLRTLHERLNTAFDAGRQSAVEWEEIADQVQHLK; encoded by the coding sequence ATGACTCCTACCGTCACCGATGTGGCCGGGGCCGACCTCTTTCCCGAGGCCTTCCCTAAGGACCAGTTCCCGCAGGTGGTCTGGGAACCCGGCCGCCGGCCCACCACCTTGCCGGCACAGGCCTGGACCACCGAGACCACCCACCGCGACGGACAGCAGGGCGGGCTGCCCCTGACCGAGGCCGACGGACTGGCCATCTACGACCTGATGGCCCGGTTCACGGGGGCGTCCGGTGCGCTGCGTCAGGCCGAGTTCTTCGTGTACCGGTCCGCCGACCGCGCCATGCTGGAAGGAGCGCTGGAGCGTTGGCGGAGTGGGCATCCGGTCGAGCCGACCACCTGGATCCGGGCCACCCGCAAGGACGCCGAACTGGTGGCCGGGCTGGGGGTGCGCGAAACGGGCATGCTCGCCAGCGCCAGCGATTACCACACCTTCTACAAGTTCACGCCGGGGGGGCGTGCCCAGGCTGCCCGCACCTACCTGGACGCCGTGCGCGCGGTGCTCGACACCGGCCTGCGCCCCCGCCTGCATCTGGAAGACGCGACCCGCGCTCCCCGTGACTTCATCCTGCCGTTCGTGGCCGAGGTACAGGCGATCGCCGCCGCCTATCCGGCCGCGCAGGCACCCCGGTTCCGTGTGTGCGACACCATGGGCGTGGGCCTGCCCCTGGAGGGGGTAGCTTGGCCGCGCAGCGTGCCGGGCATGGTGCGGACGCTGCGCGAAGCAGGAATTGCCAGTGAGCTGCTGGAATTCCATCCCCACAACGACATCCACCTGGTGGTTGCCAACTGCCTCGCGGCGGTGGGGGCCGGCTGCGCGGCCATCAACGGCACGCTGCTGGGCAAGGGAGAACGTACCGGCAATGCCCCGCTGGAGGGCGTGCTGCTGCACCTGCTCGGGCTGGGGCTGATTGAGGCCGGAGCGCCGGACTTCACGGTCCTGAATGACCTCAACGACCTGTATGACCGGCTCGGCCAGGGGGTGCCAGCCAAGTACCCGCTGTACGGCAAGGACGCCCACCGCACCCGCGCCGGCATCCACGCCGACGGCCTGAACAAATTCTGGCCCATGTACGCACCCTTCAACGTGCCCGCCCTGCTGGGCCGTCCCCTGGAACTCAGCCTGACCCGGGACAGCGGACTGGCCGGGCTGATCTTCCTGATCAGGGCCCATACTGGCCGCGAGCTGAGCAAGGACCATCCGGGACTGCGCACCCTGCATGAGCGCCTGAACACTGCCTTTGATGCGGGCCGGCAGAGTGCGGTGGAATGGGAAGAAATTGCCGATCAGGTCCAGCATCTGAAGTGA